One Temnothorax longispinosus isolate EJ_2023e chromosome 8, Tlon_JGU_v1, whole genome shotgun sequence genomic region harbors:
- the LOC139817841 gene encoding uncharacterized protein: protein MRLTRVRRVLRFAQSPWLCVYIELNTALRTRASNEFERNLYKLMNNAVFGKTMENVRDHVDVRLVTRWDGRYNAEALIAKPNFHSRSVFSENLVAIELRRLEFHYDYMVPLYRNRCRIAYTDTDSLIYSLECEDAYERMKRDVHRFDTSDYAENNAHGMPRVNKKVPGLMKDENNGAIMTEFAGLRAKMYTYKVLGRDDTKRIKGVKRNVVAKRITFEDYVACLRNARELKTRQSCIRSTLHEVNTVSEQKLALSPHDDKRYVTSNGEETLSWGHYGIPL, encoded by the exons ATGCGTCTGACGCGCGTTCGTCGCGTTCTGCGATTCGCCCAGTCGCCGTGGCTTTGCGTCTACATCGAGCTGAACACCGCGCTTAGGACGCGCGCAAGCAACGAGTTCGAACGTAATTTGTACAAACTGATGAACAACGCCGTCTTCGGCAAGACTATGGAGAACGTGCGCGATCACGTGGACGTGCGTCTCGTGACGCGATGGGACGGGAGATACAACGCGGAGGCGTTGATTGCTAAGCCGAATTTTCACAGCAGGAGCGTCTTCTCGGAGAATCTGGTGGCGATCGAGCTGCGAAGGCTCGAG TTTCACTACGACTACATGGTGCCGCTCTATCGCAATCGTTGTCGAATTGCTTACACGGATACGGACAGTCTGATATATTCGCTGGAGTGCGAAGACGCGTACGAGCGTATGAAACGCGACGTACACAGGTTCGACACGAGCGATTACGCGGAGAACAACGCGCACGGTATGCCGCGCGTCAACAAGAAGGTGCCCGGTTTGATGAAGGACGAGAACAACGGCGCGATCATGACGGAGTTCGCGGGCCTCAGAGCGAAGATGTACACTTACAAGGTACTCGGACGCGACGACACCAAGAGAATAAAGGGCGTCAAGAGAAACGTAGTCGCGAAGAGGATCACGTTCGAGGATTACGTGGCGTGCCTGCGGAACGCGCGCGAGCTGAAAACGCGCCAGTCGTGCATACGCTCGACGCTGCACGAGGTTAACACCGTGTCGGAGCAAAAACTAGCCCTCAGTCCGCACGACGACAAGCGATACGTGACGTCGAACGGCGAGGAGACGCTTTCGTGGGGACATTACGGAATACCGTTGTAA